A DNA window from Candidatus Saccharibacteria bacterium oral taxon 955 contains the following coding sequences:
- a CDS encoding helix-turn-helix domain-containing protein codes for MIFAKKLKQLRQQAGWSQEQLADRLNVTRQAVAKWERGAGFPDIDNVQVLAKLFNTSVDELLDYTRAGLASAMREPLDLDAYPTDTKGYSASDLAVADKFADADKIESLNRHRRLTWWQKIIDFFVGAGTLDVAFSGEAIGQLKGDRRYYLVEKSGRSWIVEVTKTYIERRELAEAFPRKELVVGDYMYRRSGFVVNPKRK; via the coding sequence ATGATTTTTGCAAAAAAACTTAAACAATTACGTCAACAAGCTGGTTGGTCACAAGAGCAACTAGCCGATCGACTCAACGTTACGCGACAAGCAGTTGCTAAATGGGAACGAGGTGCTGGCTTTCCAGATATAGACAACGTGCAAGTGCTAGCAAAATTATTTAACACTAGTGTGGACGAGCTACTTGACTACACACGAGCAGGACTGGCTTCGGCTATGCGCGAACCTCTTGATCTTGACGCCTACCCGACAGATACGAAAGGATATTCAGCATCCGACCTGGCAGTTGCAGACAAATTTGCCGACGCCGACAAAATTGAATCGCTAAATCGTCACAGACGACTAACGTGGTGGCAAAAAATCATCGACTTTTTCGTAGGAGCTGGAACGCTTGATGTGGCTTTTTCCGGCGAAGCCATTGGACAACTTAAAGGCGACAGACGCTATTATCTGGTTGAAAAATCTGGTCGCTCATGGATCGTCGAAGTTACAAAGACATACATTGAACGACGTGAACTAGCCGAGGCCTTCCCTCGCAAAGAATTAGTGGTTGGTGATTATATGTATCGGCGAAGCGGGTTTGTTGTAAACCCAAAGAGAAAGTAA
- a CDS encoding HsdR family type I site-specific deoxyribonuclease translates to MTEDKIEQYTLDILSNLGWQILHGPDIGPDGVAVERELRQVVLPERLRSALARLNPHIPELALKEAMRRLTQISKPSLIENNHEFHQLLMAGVPVEYRAPSSEVKHDIVRVVDFTSPKNNDFAAVNQLTVLQGDYNRRPDIVLFVNGLPLVVIELKNAADTKADLVAAYQQIQTYKREISDLFRSNELCVTSDGLEAEMGTITSPLERMMPWKTIDGEKEVGNVPMLEVLLRGACTPERLLDMVQNFIVFERGDGDKLIKKVAAYHQYWVVNKALDRTLVASGERGDQRAGVVWHTQGSGKSLSMVFYTGKLMKSRDLHNPTIVVVTDRNDLDGQLFGTFSACRELLGEDPKQADSRSELRKLLQREAGGIIFTTIQKFSPEDDEDKLPVLTDRRNVIVMADEAHRSQYGLKAHVRASDAQLVYGYAKYMRDALPGASYIGFTGTPIETDDKSTPAVFGDYIDIYDVEQAVKDGATVPIYYESRLVDLNMDEATRQWLDKEVDDLLEGEELSRQDALKAEYAQKEAIVGNSERLNTIALDIIEHFEARQDVLSGKGMIVTMSRGIAADLYERIVAYRPDWHSDDDACGVIKVIITGSASDPDYLQPHIRNKQRVKAIEKRIKDPNDPLELVIVCDMWLTGFDVPNMHTMYLDKPLKGHNLMQAIARVNRVFPGKTGGLVVDYLGVAGALRDAISDYTRSGGQGAPQLDIAEAVAQMQMRYEVVCDLFGNFDYQRYFTAPTSHQLQIILDAEEYILGLEDGEKRLKQHVLELSKAFALAMPRPEALKIREEVALFQAVKARLEKVSSSAVVTDAEYRSALKQIVDKAIAPVGVVDVFEAAGLEKPELSILSDEFLAEIRNMERKNLAVEALQKLLADEIKLRFSRNYAKDTKFSDLLNQALTRYRNGTIEAAQVIEELINIGQQVRQTVENGVVDGLSEDEAIFYDALVENGSAREVLGDAQLRDIAKVLLEQVRRDATIDWAERKNVQAKLKVNVKKTLAKYGYPPDQQVLATDMVLEQAKRYGNEWSQKRAVYDAGGASLLD, encoded by the coding sequence ATGACCGAAGATAAAATCGAACAATACACGCTTGATATCCTGTCTAATCTCGGCTGGCAAATTTTGCATGGGCCGGATATTGGTCCGGATGGTGTTGCGGTTGAGCGTGAGTTACGGCAGGTGGTGTTGCCGGAGCGGTTGCGTAGTGCTTTGGCGCGGCTCAATCCGCATATTCCAGAGCTAGCCTTGAAGGAAGCGATGCGGCGGTTAACGCAGATTAGCAAACCGAGCTTGATCGAGAATAACCACGAGTTTCATCAACTGCTGATGGCTGGTGTGCCAGTAGAGTATCGCGCACCAAGTAGTGAAGTGAAACACGATATCGTGCGGGTGGTTGATTTTACCTCGCCAAAAAACAACGATTTTGCGGCGGTGAATCAGCTGACGGTTCTGCAAGGTGATTATAATCGCCGGCCGGATATTGTGCTGTTTGTAAATGGACTACCCCTGGTGGTGATTGAACTAAAAAATGCGGCCGATACGAAGGCGGATTTAGTAGCGGCGTATCAGCAAATCCAGACGTATAAGCGCGAGATTAGCGACTTGTTTCGGTCCAATGAACTGTGTGTCACCAGTGATGGACTAGAAGCGGAAATGGGCACGATCACCAGCCCACTGGAACGAATGATGCCGTGGAAGACGATTGATGGCGAGAAGGAGGTTGGCAATGTGCCAATGCTGGAAGTGCTGCTGCGTGGTGCGTGCACGCCTGAGCGCTTGCTGGATATGGTGCAGAATTTTATCGTATTTGAGCGTGGTGATGGTGACAAATTGATCAAGAAAGTTGCTGCTTACCATCAATATTGGGTGGTGAATAAGGCATTGGATAGGACTCTAGTAGCCAGCGGTGAACGCGGTGACCAACGGGCTGGTGTGGTTTGGCATACGCAAGGGTCGGGCAAGAGCTTGAGTATGGTGTTTTATACTGGCAAGCTGATGAAGTCGCGCGATTTGCATAACCCAACCATCGTGGTGGTGACGGATCGTAATGATCTTGATGGTCAATTATTCGGTACGTTTAGCGCCTGTCGCGAACTACTGGGGGAAGATCCAAAGCAAGCTGATTCACGCAGTGAGCTCAGGAAGCTGTTGCAGCGCGAAGCAGGCGGAATTATCTTCACGACAATCCAAAAATTCTCGCCTGAGGATGACGAGGATAAATTACCAGTTTTGACCGATCGACGCAATGTCATCGTGATGGCGGATGAGGCGCACCGTAGCCAGTATGGCTTGAAGGCGCATGTCCGAGCCAGTGATGCTCAGCTGGTGTATGGTTACGCCAAGTATATGCGCGATGCCTTGCCGGGCGCGAGCTACATTGGCTTTACGGGTACGCCGATTGAAACGGACGATAAGTCAACGCCAGCAGTGTTTGGCGACTATATCGATATTTATGACGTCGAGCAGGCGGTGAAAGATGGTGCAACGGTGCCGATTTATTATGAGAGTCGGCTGGTTGATTTGAATATGGATGAGGCGACACGGCAGTGGCTAGATAAGGAAGTTGATGATTTGCTGGAAGGCGAAGAATTGAGCCGTCAGGATGCGCTGAAGGCCGAGTATGCACAAAAAGAAGCCATCGTCGGTAATAGTGAGCGGCTGAATACTATCGCCTTGGATATCATTGAGCACTTTGAAGCTCGTCAAGATGTGCTGAGTGGCAAGGGCATGATTGTAACGATGAGTCGCGGTATCGCGGCTGATTTGTATGAAAGAATCGTGGCGTATCGCCCCGATTGGCATAGTGACGATGACGCATGCGGTGTGATAAAGGTGATTATTACCGGTAGTGCTAGCGACCCCGACTACCTGCAGCCGCATATTCGTAACAAGCAGCGAGTAAAGGCGATCGAAAAGCGCATCAAGGACCCGAATGATCCGCTTGAGCTCGTGATTGTGTGCGACATGTGGCTGACGGGATTTGATGTGCCGAATATGCACACCATGTATCTGGATAAACCGCTCAAAGGGCATAATTTGATGCAGGCAATTGCACGAGTCAACCGAGTGTTTCCGGGTAAAACTGGTGGCTTGGTAGTTGACTATCTGGGTGTGGCAGGGGCGCTACGCGATGCTATTTCTGACTATACGCGAAGTGGTGGGCAGGGCGCACCGCAGCTTGATATTGCTGAAGCGGTGGCGCAGATGCAGATGCGTTATGAAGTGGTGTGCGATTTATTTGGTAACTTTGATTATCAGCGATATTTTACCGCACCAACTAGCCATCAACTGCAAATTATTTTGGATGCCGAGGAATATATTTTAGGGTTGGAAGATGGTGAGAAGCGGTTGAAGCAGCACGTTTTGGAACTGAGTAAAGCATTCGCGCTGGCGATGCCGAGGCCTGAGGCGCTGAAAATTCGCGAAGAAGTGGCGCTGTTTCAGGCGGTGAAAGCCCGGCTGGAGAAAGTGTCGAGCTCAGCGGTGGTGACTGATGCTGAGTACCGCAGTGCGCTAAAACAAATTGTTGATAAAGCAATTGCGCCAGTGGGTGTGGTTGATGTATTTGAGGCGGCGGGATTAGAAAAGCCGGAACTGTCAATTTTAAGCGATGAGTTTTTGGCGGAAATTCGTAACATGGAGCGCAAGAATTTGGCGGTGGAAGCCCTGCAAAAGCTGCTCGCTGATGAAATTAAACTACGATTTTCGCGAAACTATGCCAAGGACACCAAGTTCTCTGACTTGCTTAATCAAGCCTTGACCCGCTATAGAAACGGGACGATTGAGGCGGCGCAGGTAATTGAGGAGCTAATCAATATCGGACAGCAAGTGCGCCAAACTGTTGAGAATGGTGTAGTTGATGGCCTAAGCGAGGATGAGGCTATCTTCTATGATGCGCTGGTTGAAAATGGCAGTGCCCGCGAAGTACTGGGTGATGCGCAGCTGCGTGATATTGCAAAAGTATTATTAGAGCAAGTGCGTCGTGATGCTACGATTGACTGGGCGGAGCGTAAAAATGTTCAGGCAAAACTGAAAGTTAACGTCAAAAAGACGTTGGCAAAATATGGCTACCCGCCAGATCAACAGGTATTGGCAACTGACATGGTATTGGAGCAAGCTAAGCGTTATGGTAACGAGTGGAGTCAGAAGCGTGCCGTATATGATGCTGGCGGAGCGAGTTTGCTCGATTAA
- a CDS encoding NTPase KAP, translating to MTGTNKNDKQLLLSSDNPITSVEEDTVGRLSMADSFIDSILNYDTSRGLVVGLMGPWGSGKSSFINLSRVCLKERLIDVIDFNPWFFSNTNQLAEYFFKELSSQLRLKGKNFEKIAGIVEKYSGLLSPIAILPGMGWWERLLKITGKFTKLRYDGVEKRRAEVTKALKKLNSPIVVIVDDIDRLSTTEIGEVFKLVRLTANFPNIIYLLAFDRQRVECALDESGVPGRAYIEKILQVMYDLPEMPKSVSRDQTFKELNKIMNDIPESAFDQDRWADVYFEIIEPNITTIRDVKRYALSANITINMLKSDVDIVDVLALEAIRIFQPSLYFKIKQSVNVLAERSGSVLDDDDKNQRMIDNLIAGDDEEYIKCVIRRIFPVARKYVDSTRYDYSYVNEWRRGGRVAHEDNLNTYLEHLPTEGLRIVKMANTAYDIMDDLTKFSKFVEDISPSDLEGFIQSLEAYEGEYKKEQVTPASIVLMNNIYRIPEKKHRSMFDITRLDIIAGRVVLRMLRSIKDGDERESVAKNILPQLESYSTQLDFIELIGHKEGLGHKLVSKDLAESLHSDLIKKVYSQRPIRFEKEWQLLRLYYIVASEKGDEYIPFKISKLSEGRKLLQNAYAETRSQPSGSRVVKITPELQWNALVKIIGSEKVLRTIVTKLKKKDGDTPLITLAEKYLDGWRPSYDNE from the coding sequence ATGACTGGTACAAATAAAAACGATAAACAATTGCTTCTGTCTTCTGACAACCCGATAACCTCAGTCGAAGAAGATACTGTAGGTCGGCTTTCTATGGCAGATAGTTTTATTGATTCAATTCTAAACTACGATACGAGCAGAGGGCTAGTTGTAGGACTAATGGGGCCTTGGGGCTCTGGGAAAAGCTCGTTCATAAATCTATCACGGGTTTGTCTTAAAGAACGCTTAATTGATGTGATAGATTTTAACCCTTGGTTTTTTTCTAACACAAACCAGCTTGCTGAATACTTTTTTAAGGAATTATCTTCACAATTACGACTGAAGGGTAAAAATTTTGAAAAAATTGCAGGTATTGTTGAAAAATATAGTGGTCTATTAAGCCCAATAGCTATACTCCCAGGCATGGGATGGTGGGAACGACTGCTGAAGATTACCGGAAAATTTACAAAATTACGCTATGATGGGGTTGAAAAGCGTAGAGCTGAAGTTACAAAAGCCCTCAAAAAATTAAACAGTCCTATAGTAGTTATAGTCGATGATATTGATCGGTTATCTACTACAGAGATTGGGGAAGTTTTTAAGCTGGTTCGTTTAACAGCAAACTTTCCAAACATTATTTACCTGTTAGCTTTCGATAGACAAAGGGTCGAGTGCGCACTGGATGAAAGCGGCGTTCCAGGTAGGGCATATATCGAGAAAATTTTACAGGTAATGTACGATTTACCAGAGATGCCAAAGAGTGTGTCGAGAGATCAAACCTTTAAAGAACTTAATAAGATAATGAATGATATTCCTGAGTCCGCTTTCGATCAGGATCGGTGGGCTGACGTATACTTTGAAATAATTGAGCCAAACATAACAACAATACGAGATGTAAAAAGATATGCTCTTTCAGCAAATATTACCATTAACATGCTGAAATCAGATGTTGATATCGTAGACGTGTTGGCGCTTGAGGCAATTAGAATATTTCAGCCAAGTTTATACTTTAAAATCAAGCAATCTGTGAATGTGTTGGCAGAAAGATCAGGTTCGGTGTTGGATGACGATGATAAGAATCAGAGGATGATAGATAATCTAATAGCTGGTGATGATGAAGAATATATAAAATGTGTCATAAGGAGAATTTTTCCTGTAGCAAGAAAGTATGTTGATAGTACGCGTTATGACTATAGTTATGTCAATGAATGGCGTCGTGGGGGGCGAGTTGCCCACGAAGATAATTTAAATACTTATTTAGAACATTTGCCGACCGAAGGTCTAAGAATAGTTAAAATGGCAAATACTGCATATGACATAATGGATGACTTAACTAAATTTAGTAAATTTGTAGAGGATATTAGTCCAAGTGATTTAGAGGGTTTTATCCAGTCGCTTGAGGCTTATGAAGGAGAATATAAAAAAGAACAAGTTACGCCAGCAAGTATCGTATTGATGAATAATATTTATCGTATACCCGAGAAAAAGCATCGTAGCATGTTTGATATCACTCGGCTAGATATCATAGCTGGGCGCGTAGTACTTCGAATGCTAAGGAGTATAAAAGATGGCGACGAGCGAGAATCTGTAGCGAAAAATATTCTTCCGCAACTTGAGTCGTATTCGACTCAGCTTGATTTTATTGAATTAATTGGCCACAAGGAAGGTCTCGGACATAAGCTCGTAAGCAAGGATTTAGCAGAAAGTTTACATAGTGATCTAATTAAGAAGGTATATTCTCAACGACCGATAAGATTCGAAAAAGAATGGCAACTACTTAGATTATACTATATTGTAGCAAGTGAAAAAGGTGATGAATATATACCCTTTAAAATATCTAAATTATCAGAGGGGCGCAAATTACTCCAAAATGCATACGCCGAAACCAGATCTCAGCCTTCAGGAAGTAGGGTAGTAAAAATTACACCAGAGTTACAGTGGAATGCACTTGTAAAGATTATTGGGTCTGAAAAAGTGCTAAGGACTATCGTGACTAAGCTGAAGAAGAAAGACGGAGATACGCCTCTTATTACTCTTGCTGAAAAATATTTAGACGGTTGGAGGCCAAGTTATGATAACGAATGA